A part of Campylobacter ureolyticus ACS-301-V-Sch3b genomic DNA contains:
- a CDS encoding type IV secretion system protein: MKKTAISVIASITIFLGNANASGIPTIDVAAIAQAVLGYTQTLKDYAEQIKQYEQMVKDTLNFEKQMKEFGVDMNDVYEILGDAQEMINQMQSIYDDVNNIPQDVMKNIARVQTACSFLEKNSSFFGISIKKSSVTIKDKVNRCTYALRDGANISKTIEEITTKMEKTIDPIERANLQTQIDNIKNAERFLQERDNIKRTNMLLSFEDTFNNADKTNPYSRAKMKDDLKKLSKQLGKANNQKQAQALTNSILIKILENLQQQYELNINYTSTIASGRQMSNDANFKNLDENSFKQKVVEYKRNDDLFQPEKRKLPKDELGLPKFMFMNK; the protein is encoded by the coding sequence ATGAAAAAAACAGCTATATCAGTAATTGCATCAATTACAATTTTTTTAGGCAATGCAAATGCAAGTGGAATACCAACAATTGATGTTGCTGCAATTGCCCAAGCAGTATTGGGATATACACAAACGCTAAAAGACTATGCAGAGCAGATAAAACAATACGAGCAAATGGTAAAAGATACTCTAAATTTTGAAAAGCAAATGAAAGAATTTGGTGTAGATATGAATGATGTATATGAAATATTAGGCGATGCACAAGAAATGATAAATCAAATGCAAAGCATTTACGATGATGTAAATAATATACCACAAGATGTTATGAAAAATATTGCGAGAGTACAAACTGCTTGTTCCTTTTTGGAAAAAAATAGTAGTTTTTTTGGAATATCTATTAAAAAAAGCTCAGTTACAATAAAAGACAAAGTCAATCGTTGTACATATGCACTAAGAGATGGGGCAAATATAAGCAAAACAATAGAAGAAATTACAACAAAAATGGAAAAAACAATAGATCCAATAGAAAGAGCAAATTTACAAACTCAAATTGATAATATTAAAAACGCTGAAAGATTTTTGCAAGAGCGAGACAATATAAAAAGAACAAATATGCTTCTAAGCTTTGAAGATACATTTAACAATGCAGATAAAACAAATCCATACTCAAGAGCTAAAATGAAAGATGATTTAAAAAAGCTTTCAAAACAGCTAGGAAAGGCAAATAATCAAAAACAAGCCCAAGCACTTACAAACTCAATTTTAATTAAAATTTTAGAGAATTTACAGCAACAATATGAACTAAATATAAATTATACAAGCACCATAGCATCAGGCAGACAAATGAGTAATGATGCAAATTTTAAAAATTTAGATGAAAACAGTTTTAAACAAAAAGTAGTTGAATATAAAAGAAATGATGATTTATTTCAACCTGAAAAAAGAAAATTGCCAAAAGATGAGCTAGGACTACCTAAATTTATGTTTATGAATAAGTAG
- a CDS encoding tyrosine-type recombinase/integrase yields MTYEKFRKNRNIYVQHGRFYIDYQKNGVRIRRSTGIKKSSFAFDFIRKNYDLFIGSQLDIEKARRKYYELEDAHTDKILRKREEGVVISKNESEFSFDSVISKLLAEKSFLKDKTVKLYTTISESIIEFLRFKNIFYLSDFKREHSIDFIQFCKDKGLKDKTIKLYASFLKTIFKYGISNDLISKNPFYMPKFKKRLDEFEDEKFIPFSLDEIIQMIKNADAELRTYLVVAFFTGARTGEILALTFNDLDFNNREIRINKTLSEYSVVDSPKTKSSNRTIDMLNIVYKELVKLNFSDKNERIIKCSRSLIRLKFNKLQAKLGYNKRRLYDTRHSFASLMLSRGEEPMWVGCKMMGHKDLNETYRSYAKYLPKDAKQRAVFLNDVVI; encoded by the coding sequence ATGACTTATGAAAAATTTAGAAAAAATAGAAATATTTATGTCCAACATGGTAGATTTTATATTGATTACCAAAAAAATGGTGTAAGAATTCGTCGTTCTACTGGAATTAAAAAATCATCTTTTGCATTTGATTTTATTCGTAAAAATTACGATCTTTTTATTGGCTCACAACTTGATATTGAAAAAGCTAGGCGTAAATACTATGAGCTTGAGGATGCACATACCGATAAAATTCTAAGAAAAAGGGAAGAAGGTGTTGTTATTTCTAAAAATGAGAGCGAATTTAGCTTCGATAGTGTAATTAGTAAACTACTGGCTGAGAAGTCTTTTTTAAAAGACAAAACTGTCAAACTTTATACGACCATTAGTGAGTCTATAATCGAATTTTTGCGTTTTAAAAATATTTTTTATTTGTCTGATTTTAAAAGAGAGCATAGTATTGACTTCATTCAGTTTTGTAAAGATAAGGGTCTGAAAGATAAAACTATAAAGCTTTATGCTTCGTTTTTAAAAACTATTTTTAAATATGGAATAAGTAATGATTTAATTTCTAAAAATCCATTTTATATGCCTAAATTTAAAAAAAGGCTTGATGAATTTGAGGATGAAAAATTTATACCATTTAGTCTTGATGAAATTATTCAGATGATAAAAAATGCTGACGCTGAATTAAGAACTTATCTTGTTGTTGCATTTTTTACTGGTGCTAGGACTGGTGAGATTTTAGCACTTACTTTTAATGATTTAGATTTTAATAATAGAGAAATTCGTATTAATAAAACACTTTCTGAATATAGTGTTGTGGATTCTCCTAAAACTAAATCAAGCAACCGAACAATTGATATGCTTAATATTGTATATAAAGAACTAGTAAAGCTTAATTTTAGTGATAAAAATGAACGGATCATAAAATGCTCACGCTCTCTTATACGTCTTAAATTTAACAAATTACAAGCAAAACTTGGCTATAATAAACGCAGACTTTATGATACTAGGCATTCTTTTGCTTCTTTAATGCTAAGTCGTGGCGAGGAGCCTATGTGGGTAGGTTGTAAAATGATGGGGCATAAAGACTTAAATGAAACTTATCGTTCTTACGCTAAATATCTACCAAAAGATGCCAAACAAAGAGCAGTTTTTTTAAATGACGTTGTCATTTAA
- the miaA gene encoding tRNA (adenosine(37)-N6)-dimethylallyltransferase MiaA, which translates to MFFEFAIIAPTASGKSDLAIELGSEYDCVILSLDSLLIYKDINIASAKPSDDELKKVIHFGINLTYPNKHFSVGDFINEYKKAKNFAENKNKPLIITGGSGFYLKSMLNGLAPKIEDVKSGLSNLEIYTLALKIDSKFASKFSQNDTYRLNKWYSIYQKTGEIPSLFLEKNTLPPIIKNLKVYEILAPKEILDKRISLRTKNMIKNGLIDEAKMLFSKYNPELKALNSIGLKETKEYLKGEISINKLEELITTHTIQLAKRQRTFFKSQFKDKTTLPLNELKYHLKEVLKTAKDGGII; encoded by the coding sequence ATGTTTTTTGAGTTTGCTATTATTGCGCCAACTGCAAGTGGAAAAAGTGATTTAGCAATAGAGCTAGGAAGCGAGTATGATTGTGTTATATTAAGCCTTGATTCACTTTTAATCTATAAAGATATAAATATAGCAAGTGCAAAACCAAGCGATGATGAGTTAAAAAAAGTAATACATTTTGGCATAAATTTGACTTATCCAAATAAGCATTTTAGTGTTGGTGATTTTATAAATGAGTATAAAAAAGCCAAAAATTTTGCTGAAAATAAAAATAAGCCCCTTATAATAACTGGCGGAAGTGGGTTTTACTTAAAATCTATGTTGAATGGACTTGCTCCAAAGATCGAGGATGTAAAATCAGGCTTATCAAATTTAGAAATTTATACCCTTGCCTTGAAAATTGATTCCAAGTTTGCATCCAAATTTAGTCAAAATGATACTTATAGACTCAATAAATGGTATAGTATTTATCAAAAAACAGGTGAAATTCCATCACTTTTTTTAGAAAAAAACACATTGCCACCGATTATAAAAAATCTTAAAGTTTATGAAATTTTAGCTCCAAAAGAAATTTTGGATAAAAGAATATCTCTAAGAACAAAAAATATGATAAAAAATGGTCTTATTGATGAGGCAAAAATGCTTTTTTCAAAGTATAATCCAGAGCTAAAAGCACTAAATTCAATCGGCCTAAAAGAAACAAAAGAGTATTTAAAAGGCGAAATTTCCATAAATAAGCTTGAAGAGTTAATCACCACACACACAATTCAGCTTGCAAAAAGACAAAGAACTTTTTTTAAATCTCAGTTTAAAGATAAAACAACACTTCCTTTAAATGAACTAAAATATCACTTAAAAGAAGTTTTAAAAACCGCTAAAGATGGTGGCATTATATAA
- the nuoN gene encoding NADH-quinone oxidoreductase subunit NuoN yields MVNKVIFDIEKLNMLCLFPIAFLILFGVFLLIMGMIKKDLTSKFYLSLTSLALVFDLGFILTFSGDLRGFFNLILLDGVAVLGTTIIILTSLFFLLFSFARNEFEEYQKSEFYTLFLFMISGFNTMIMSDNLILIILGLELSSLCLYTLIALKNTTKSVEAAIKYFAMGALGSAFFVFGAGLLYLSLGSVELYEMNYSLKNLESNSLLIISSIFIITGLGFKVSLVPFHTWLSDIYNSSNEILAGFISIVPKLAAFIVVLRVFDLLLGIESVKSILFILAITTMSFANIVALSSKNIKKMLTFSSISHAGFILGAIFINSTDANVGLFLYWIMFSFANLGAFGILWSIKNGHYDYESFKGLAKSNLTISLLMSLFMLSLAGIPPFSLFWGKFYILSAALSKGYIILAIVMALNSAIALFYYLKLVVNMFLYDEKSKISFEENGSIKFSLILCAAFCILAPFVVKFILAFLYNATIFSGF; encoded by the coding sequence ATGGTAAATAAAGTTATTTTTGACATTGAAAAATTAAATATGCTTTGCCTTTTTCCAATTGCCTTTTTAATATTATTTGGAGTTTTTTTGCTCATAATGGGTATGATAAAAAAGGATTTAACAAGTAAATTTTATCTAAGCCTAACAAGTTTGGCGTTAGTTTTTGATTTAGGTTTTATCCTTACATTTAGTGGAGATTTAAGGGGATTTTTTAATCTTATTTTATTAGATGGTGTTGCTGTTTTAGGCACAACAATTATCATTTTAACATCTTTATTTTTTTTACTTTTTAGTTTTGCTAGAAATGAATTTGAAGAGTATCAAAAAAGTGAGTTTTACACTCTATTTTTATTTATGATATCTGGCTTCAATACGATGATAATGAGCGATAATCTAATTCTAATTATTCTTGGGCTTGAGCTTTCAAGCCTTTGTCTTTATACTCTAATAGCCTTAAAAAACACAACCAAAAGTGTAGAGGCAGCCATTAAATATTTTGCAATGGGAGCTTTAGGAAGTGCTTTTTTTGTATTTGGAGCTGGACTTTTATACTTAAGCCTTGGAAGCGTAGAGCTTTATGAAATGAATTATTCTTTAAAAAATTTAGAAAGCAATTCGCTTTTAATAATTTCATCTATTTTTATAATAACAGGTCTTGGATTCAAGGTATCACTTGTGCCATTTCATACTTGGCTTAGTGATATTTACAACTCATCAAATGAAATTTTAGCTGGATTTATATCTATTGTTCCAAAGTTAGCAGCATTTATTGTTGTGCTTAGAGTGTTTGATCTACTTTTGGGCATTGAAAGTGTTAAAAGTATACTTTTTATTTTAGCCATAACAACTATGAGTTTTGCAAATATTGTAGCCCTAAGTTCCAAAAATATTAAAAAAATGCTTACATTTAGCTCAATCTCTCATGCAGGGTTTATCCTAGGAGCAATTTTTATAAACTCAACAGATGCAAACGTGGGGCTATTTTTATATTGGATAATGTTTTCTTTTGCAAATTTAGGTGCTTTTGGCATACTTTGGAGCATAAAAAATGGGCATTATGATTATGAAAGCTTTAAGGGTTTAGCAAAGTCAAATTTAACTATCTCCTTGCTGATGTCACTTTTTATGTTAAGCCTTGCTGGAATTCCACCATTTAGTCTGTTTTGGGGTAAATTTTATATCCTAAGTGCAGCACTTAGCAAAGGATATATAATTTTAGCTATTGTCATGGCATTAAACTCTGCTATCGCCCTATTTTACTACCTAAAACTTGTTGTAAATATGTTTTTATATGATGAAAAAAGCAAAATAAGCTTTGAAGAAAATGGCTCTATTAAATTTTCGCTAATACTTTGTGCCGCTTTTTGTATTTTAGCACCTTTTGTAGTTAAATTTATACTTGCGTTTTTATATAATGCCACCATCTTTAGCGGTTTTTAA
- a CDS encoding NADH-quinone oxidoreductase subunit M produces the protein MELSIVLFFPLFAAFFGFFVDEKSIKTYAIITSFIELCLTLFLWYKFDAINNSIMLEVIPFIPNLGINYILGIDGISLFLVILSAFICFVSLISLNISKRKKHLIISILLLEMTMMGVFISLDAILFYIFWELSLIPMLYIIGFWGSENKIYAAIKFFIYTFFGSIFMLLGLIFMAYLHYKTTGSYSFSILDWQRLEIPKNTQIWLFLAFGIAFAIKTPLFPFHTWLPYAHGKAPTIGSILLAAVLLKMGTYGFVRFSLPIFPDASYYFANFICIIAIIMVIYTSFIAFYQKDIKQVIAYSSIAHMGIIMLGIFSMSIEGISGAIFFMVSHGLVSGGLFMLVGFIYDRAHTKEMAKFGGLAKIMPIYATIFCIMILGGIGLPLTSGFVGEFLSLLGIFKTSPWFAVLGGFGIIMGAIYSLNLYKLTFFGKITNKANLTLPDLKAFELCAIIPILVLVLVLGVFPNTLLAWINDGVLNLLSFMYDKASDETTTKFIKSANELRMIYGK, from the coding sequence ATGGAGTTAAGTATAGTTCTTTTTTTCCCGCTATTTGCAGCGTTTTTTGGATTTTTTGTAGATGAAAAAAGTATAAAAACTTATGCCATTATAACCTCTTTCATAGAGCTATGTTTAACACTATTTTTATGGTATAAATTTGATGCTATAAATAACTCAATTATGCTTGAAGTTATTCCTTTTATTCCAAATTTAGGGATAAATTATATTCTTGGAATTGATGGAATATCTTTGTTTTTAGTAATTTTGAGTGCGTTTATTTGTTTTGTTAGTTTAATTAGCCTAAATATCTCAAAAAGAAAAAAACATCTAATAATTTCCATTTTGCTCTTAGAAATGACGATGATGGGTGTTTTTATAAGCTTAGATGCTATACTTTTTTATATATTTTGGGAGCTTTCACTCATTCCTATGCTTTATATAATTGGTTTTTGGGGAAGTGAAAATAAAATTTATGCTGCAATTAAGTTTTTTATCTATACATTTTTTGGCTCGATTTTCATGCTTTTAGGGCTTATTTTTATGGCGTATTTACACTATAAAACAACTGGAAGTTACAGCTTTAGCATACTTGATTGGCAAAGACTAGAAATTCCTAAAAATACTCAAATTTGGCTATTTTTAGCTTTTGGTATTGCATTTGCTATTAAAACTCCGCTTTTTCCATTTCACACTTGGCTTCCATATGCTCATGGAAAAGCCCCAACAATAGGCTCTATTTTATTAGCTGCAGTTCTTCTTAAAATGGGAACTTATGGTTTTGTAAGATTTTCTTTGCCGATATTTCCAGATGCAAGTTACTATTTTGCAAATTTTATCTGCATAATCGCCATAATAATGGTAATCTACACCTCTTTTATTGCGTTTTATCAAAAAGATATAAAGCAAGTTATTGCATATAGTTCAATCGCTCACATGGGTATTATAATGCTTGGAATTTTTTCAATGAGTATTGAAGGCATTAGTGGAGCGATATTTTTTATGGTAAGCCACGGACTTGTAAGCGGTGGGCTTTTTATGCTAGTTGGCTTTATCTATGATAGAGCACACACAAAAGAAATGGCTAAATTTGGTGGCCTTGCTAAAATTATGCCAATATATGCGACTATTTTTTGCATAATGATTCTTGGAGGCATTGGGCTACCTTTAACAAGTGGATTTGTTGGTGAGTTTTTAAGTCTTTTAGGCATTTTTAAAACAAGTCCTTGGTTTGCCGTGCTTGGTGGTTTTGGCATCATAATGGGTGCAATTTACAGTCTAAATTTATACAAACTTACTTTTTTTGGAAAAATTACCAATAAAGCAAATTTAACTTTGCCTGATTTAAAAGCATTTGAGCTTTGCGCCATAATTCCTATTTTAGTTTTAGTTTTAGTTTTAGGTGTTTTTCCAAACACGCTTTTGGCTTGGATAAATGATGGCGTTTTAAATCTGCTTTCATTTATGTATGATAAAGCTAGTGATGAAACCACAACCAAATTTATAAAATCAGCAAATGAACTAAGGATGATATATGGTAAATAA